In a single window of the Cygnus olor isolate bCygOlo1 chromosome 5, bCygOlo1.pri.v2, whole genome shotgun sequence genome:
- the TSG101 gene encoding tumor susceptibility gene 101 protein isoform X1 codes for MAFSESQLKKMLAKYKYRDLTVQETTSVITQYKDLKPVMDSYVFNDGSSRELMSLSGTIPVSYRGNTYNIPICLWLLDTYPFNPPICFVKPTSSMTIKTGKHVDANGKIYLPYLHEWKYPQSDLLELIQVMIVVFGEEPPVFSRPTVSAGYPPYQATGPPTTSYVPGMPGGITPYPPGSTANPSSYPNYPYPGGVPFPATTSVQYYPSQPPVTTVGPSRDGTISEDTIRASLISAVSDKLRWRMKEEMDRAQAELNALKRTEEDLKKGHQKLEEMVARLDQEVAEVDKNIELLKKKDEELSSALEKMENQSENNDIDEVIIPTAPLYKQILNLYAEENAIEDTIFYLGEALRRGVIDLDVFLKHVRLLSRKQFQLRALMQKARKTAGLCDLY; via the exons ATGGCGTTCTCGGAGAGCCAGCTGAAGAAGATGCTCGCCAAG TACAAGTACAGAGACCTTACTGTGCAGGAGACGACCAGCGTTATTACTCAGTACAAGGACCTCAAACCTGTTATGGATTCATATG TTTTTAACGACGGCTCATCTAGAGAGCTGATGAGCCTGAGTGGAACCATTCCGGTGTCTTACAGAG GTAACACATACAACATCCCAATTTGCTTGTGGCTGCTGGACACCTACCCTTTCAACCCCCCAATCTGTTTTGTTAAACCCACTAGCTCAATGACAATAAAGACAGGGAAGCATGTTGATGCAAATGGAAAGATATACCTTCCTTACCTGCATGAGTGGAAATAC CCTCAGTCAGACTTGCTGGAACTGATTCAAGTTATGATCGTGGTGTTTGGTGAGGAACCTCCAGTCTTTTCTCGGCCTACTGTTTCAGCAGGCTACCCACCATACCAGGCAACTGGCCCACCAACTA CTTCCTATGTGCCAGGCATGCCAGGTGGAATAACTCCCTATCCACCGGGAAGCACTGCAAACCCAAG CAGCTACCCAAACTACCCTTATCCAGGTGGTGTTCCGTTTCCAGCAACCACTAGTGTTCAGTACTACCCTTCTCAGCCTCCAGTGACTACTGTTG GACCCAGCAGAGATGGAACTATCAGTGAAGATACCATTCGAGCTTCCCTTATTTCAGCAGTCAGTGATAAACTGAGATGGCggatgaaagaagaaatggatcGTGCACAAGCTGAACTCAATGCCTTGAAACGGACAGAAGAAGACCTGAAGAAAGGACACCAGAAACTGGAAGAGATGGTAGCTCGCCTGGATCAAGAAGTG gCTGAAGTTGACAAGAACATTGAACTTCTCAAGAAGAAGGATGAGGAGCTCAGTTCTGCCttagagaaaatggaaaatcaatCAGAAAATAATGATATAGATGAAGTTATCATTCCTACGGCACCTCTTTACAAGCAGATCCTGAACTTATATGCAGAGGAAAATGCAATTGAAGACACCATTTTTTATCTTGGGGAAGCACTGAGACGTGGCGTGATAGATCTAGATGTCTTTTTAAAG catgtaCGTCTTCTGTCTCGCAAGCAGTTCCAGCTGAGAGCATTAAtgcagaaagcaaggaagacTGCTGGACTCTGTGATCTCTACTAA
- the TSG101 gene encoding tumor susceptibility gene 101 protein isoform X2 — MAFSESQLKKMLAKYKYRDLTVQETTSVITQYKDLKPVMDSYVFNDGSSRELMSLSGTIPVSYRGNTYNIPICLWLLDTYPFNPPICFVKPTSSMTIKTGKHVDANGKIYLPYLHEWKYPQSDLLELIQVMIVVFGEEPPVFSRPTVSAGYPPYQATGPPTTSYVPGMPGGITPYPPGSTANPSYPNYPYPGGVPFPATTSVQYYPSQPPVTTVGPSRDGTISEDTIRASLISAVSDKLRWRMKEEMDRAQAELNALKRTEEDLKKGHQKLEEMVARLDQEVAEVDKNIELLKKKDEELSSALEKMENQSENNDIDEVIIPTAPLYKQILNLYAEENAIEDTIFYLGEALRRGVIDLDVFLKHVRLLSRKQFQLRALMQKARKTAGLCDLY; from the exons ATGGCGTTCTCGGAGAGCCAGCTGAAGAAGATGCTCGCCAAG TACAAGTACAGAGACCTTACTGTGCAGGAGACGACCAGCGTTATTACTCAGTACAAGGACCTCAAACCTGTTATGGATTCATATG TTTTTAACGACGGCTCATCTAGAGAGCTGATGAGCCTGAGTGGAACCATTCCGGTGTCTTACAGAG GTAACACATACAACATCCCAATTTGCTTGTGGCTGCTGGACACCTACCCTTTCAACCCCCCAATCTGTTTTGTTAAACCCACTAGCTCAATGACAATAAAGACAGGGAAGCATGTTGATGCAAATGGAAAGATATACCTTCCTTACCTGCATGAGTGGAAATAC CCTCAGTCAGACTTGCTGGAACTGATTCAAGTTATGATCGTGGTGTTTGGTGAGGAACCTCCAGTCTTTTCTCGGCCTACTGTTTCAGCAGGCTACCCACCATACCAGGCAACTGGCCCACCAACTA CTTCCTATGTGCCAGGCATGCCAGGTGGAATAACTCCCTATCCACCGGGAAGCACTGCAAACCCAAG CTACCCAAACTACCCTTATCCAGGTGGTGTTCCGTTTCCAGCAACCACTAGTGTTCAGTACTACCCTTCTCAGCCTCCAGTGACTACTGTTG GACCCAGCAGAGATGGAACTATCAGTGAAGATACCATTCGAGCTTCCCTTATTTCAGCAGTCAGTGATAAACTGAGATGGCggatgaaagaagaaatggatcGTGCACAAGCTGAACTCAATGCCTTGAAACGGACAGAAGAAGACCTGAAGAAAGGACACCAGAAACTGGAAGAGATGGTAGCTCGCCTGGATCAAGAAGTG gCTGAAGTTGACAAGAACATTGAACTTCTCAAGAAGAAGGATGAGGAGCTCAGTTCTGCCttagagaaaatggaaaatcaatCAGAAAATAATGATATAGATGAAGTTATCATTCCTACGGCACCTCTTTACAAGCAGATCCTGAACTTATATGCAGAGGAAAATGCAATTGAAGACACCATTTTTTATCTTGGGGAAGCACTGAGACGTGGCGTGATAGATCTAGATGTCTTTTTAAAG catgtaCGTCTTCTGTCTCGCAAGCAGTTCCAGCTGAGAGCATTAAtgcagaaagcaaggaagacTGCTGGACTCTGTGATCTCTACTAA
- the LDHA gene encoding L-lactate dehydrogenase A chain yields the protein MSLKDQLIHNVHKEEHGHAHNKISVVGVGAVGMACAISILMRDLADELALVDVVEDKLRGEMLDLQHGSLFLRTPKITSGKDYSVTAHSKLVIVTAGARQQEGESRLNLVQRNVNIFKFIIPNVVKYSPDCKLLIVSNPVDILTYVAWKISGFPKHRVIGSGCNLDSARFRHLMGERLGIHPLSCHGWIVGEHGDSSVPVWSGVNVAGVSLKALHPELGTDADKEHWKEVHKQVVDSAYEVIKLKGYTSWAIGLSVADLAETIMKNLRRVHPISTVVKGMHGIKEDVFLSVPCVLGNNGITDVVKMILKPEEEEKLRKSADTLWGIQKELQF from the exons ATGTCTCTCAAGGATCAGCTCATCCACAATGTCCACAAGGAGGAGCACGGCCATGCCCACAATAAGATCAGTGTGGTTGGTGTGGGTGCAGTCGGAATGGCTTGTGCCATCAGCATCCTGATGAGG GACTTGGCTGATGAACTTGCCCTTGTTGATGTTGTCGAGGACAAGCTGAGAGGAGAGATGCTAGATCTCCAGCATGGCAGCCTCTTCCTTAGAACACCAAAGATTACTTCTGGGAAAG ATTACAGTGTGACCGCCCACTCCAAGCTGGTCATTGTCACTGCTGGTGCCCGtcagcaggaaggagaaagccGCCTTAACTTGGTGCAGCGCAATGTGAATATCTTCAAATTCATCATTCCCAATGTTGTGAAGTACAGTCCTGACTGCAAGCTGCTTATTGTCTCAAACCCAG TGGATATTTTGACCTACGTGGCCTGGAAGATCAGTGGCTTTCCTAAACACCGTGTTATTGGTAGTGGCTGCAACCTGGATTCTGCTCGTTTCCGCCACCTCATGGGAGAAAGACTGGGCATCCATCCTCTGAGCTGCCATGGGTGGATTGTCGGAGAGCATGGAGATTCCAGTG TACCTGTCTGGAGCGGAGTGAATGTTGCTGGTGTCTCCCTGAAGGCTCTTCATCCAGAGTTGGGAACGGATGCAGACAAGGAACACTGGAAGGAAGTTCATAAGCAGGTGGTGGACAG TGCCTATGAGGTCATCAAACTGAAGGGGTACACATCATGGGCTATTGGCCTTTCTGTGGCAGATCTAGCTGAAACTATTATGAAGAACTTAAGAAGAGTGCACCCAATCTCTACAGTTGTTAAG GGCATGCATGGAATCAAAGAAGATGTCTTCCTAAGTGTTCCTTGTGTACTGGGCAATAATGGCATCACTGATGTGGTGAAGATGATCCTAAAAcctgaagaggaggagaaattaAGGAAGAGTGCAGATACACTCTGGGGAATCCAGAAGGAGCTACAGTTTTAA